The Vicia villosa cultivar HV-30 ecotype Madison, WI unplaced genomic scaffold, Vvil1.0 ctg.002324F_1_1, whole genome shotgun sequence genome includes a window with the following:
- the LOC131638515 gene encoding uncharacterized protein LOC131638515, giving the protein MYNVVHIDEKWFYMKEKSIIFYLVKDEEDPIRTYKSKNFITKVIFLVAVARPRFNLQQNVALNGLIGIFPFVIQEPSRRSSVNRHAGTLETKAMTSITKDVMRTFLLQKVLPAIKEKWRREEIGHPILIQQDNASLHPNCEDGEFRLAASYDGLDIRLMCQPPNSPDLNVLDLGFYISIQALQYIESPNSIDELVSAVEKSFQEFEIAK; this is encoded by the coding sequence ATGTATAACGTTGTTCACATTGACGAAAAATGGTTTTATATGAAAGAAAagtcaataatattttatttggtaAAGGATGAAGAAGATCCAATTCGTACTTATAAAAGTAAAAATTTCATAACAAAAGTTATTTTTCTAGTTGCCGTAGCTAGGCCTAGGTTTAATTTGCAACAAAATGTAGCACTCAACGGATTGATCGGTATatttccttttgtcatacaagaGCCATCTAGAAGATCTAGTGTAAATAGACATGCAGGTACACTTGAGACCAAAGCAATGACATCAATTACTAAAGATGTCATGAGAACATTTTTGCTTCAGAAAGTGTTACCTGCTATTAAAGAAAAATGGCGAAGAGAAGAAATAGGACATCCGATACTCATTCAGCAAGATAACGCAAGCTTACACCCTAATTGTGAAGATGGAGAATTTCGTCTAGCAGCTTCATACGATGGACTTGACATTCGATTAATGTGCCAACCCCCAAATTCACCTGATTTAAATGTTTTAGATCTTGGTTTTTACATATCAATACAAGCCTTACAATATATAGAGTCTCCTAATTCTATAGATGAACTTGTGAGTGCAGTTGAGAAGTCATTTCAAGAATTTGAAATTgccaaataa